The following proteins are co-located in the Desulfovibrio intestinalis genome:
- a CDS encoding ABC transporter ATP-binding protein, with amino-acid sequence MKPVLEVQDLSQDFGGLRALNELSLTVNSGEIVALIGPNGAGKTTFFNCVTGIYTPTEGKMFLHNSQGEPQLLNGKKPHVITAMGMARTFQNIRLFSDMTVLENVMIGRHCRTRTGIMGAIMRDGRSRREEQESIDASYALLELVRLQDFWNEAARNLPYGAQRRLEIARALATEPRMLLLDEPAAGMNPQETNELKDLVCSIRDNQQLSILLIEHDMGMVMSLSDRIYVMEYGSCIATGKPEEIRANPRVIKAYLGESDA; translated from the coding sequence ATGAAACCCGTACTTGAAGTGCAGGATCTGTCGCAGGATTTCGGTGGTCTGCGGGCGCTCAACGAATTGTCGCTCACAGTCAACAGCGGCGAAATTGTAGCTCTTATCGGCCCCAACGGCGCTGGTAAAACCACGTTTTTCAACTGTGTGACTGGCATCTACACCCCTACCGAGGGCAAGATGTTTCTTCACAACAGCCAGGGCGAACCCCAGTTGCTCAACGGCAAAAAGCCGCACGTCATCACGGCTATGGGCATGGCCCGTACCTTTCAGAATATTCGCCTTTTCAGCGATATGACGGTGCTTGAAAACGTCATGATTGGCCGCCACTGCCGCACACGCACGGGCATTATGGGCGCCATCATGCGCGACGGCCGCAGCCGCCGTGAGGAACAGGAGAGCATCGACGCAAGTTACGCCCTGCTGGAACTTGTACGCTTGCAAGACTTCTGGAATGAAGCCGCGCGCAACCTTCCGTACGGCGCGCAGCGCCGGCTGGAAATTGCCCGCGCTCTGGCCACGGAGCCGCGCATGCTGCTGCTGGACGAACCCGCCGCAGGCATGAACCCGCAGGAAACCAACGAGCTCAAGGATCTGGTCTGCTCTATCCGTGACAATCAGCAGCTTTCGATTCTGCTGATTGAACACGATATGGGCATGGTTATGTCTCTTTCAGACCGTATTTACGTTATGGAGTACGGTTCGTGCATCGCCACCGGCAAACCCGAAGAAATACGCGCCAACCCGCGCGTCATCAAGGCATACCTGGGAGAAAGCGATGCTTGA
- the livM gene encoding high-affinity branched-chain amino acid ABC transporter permease LivM: MQRVIKAAIAALWFMLLTLPVLGIKLNTIERTVSWRLDRIVLLGIAIFGLAMLWDWCFSRKARGLAIIKLPDGFGLGPAMAALSQKPKLMMTSLAVLAAIMIAMPLVSSFYQTNIMISALLYVMLALGLNIVVGLAGQLVLGYVAFYAVGAYAYGLLHQFFGFGFWVCLPIGGFVAVIFGLALGFPVLRLRGDYLAIVTLGFGEIVRLALQNWTSLTGGPRGVSNIPRPGFFGMQMDISTSTTYVYYLVLVAVVVTIVVISRLKNSRVGLALQALREDEIACEAMGIDIMRVKLSAFALGSCWAGFAGVIFAAKTTYINPSSFTFMESAMILSMVVLGGMGSITGVAIAALILILAPEYLRAFSEYRMLIFGAIMVIMMIFRPQGLISGERRRYRISALHGTEGGRQ; the protein is encoded by the coding sequence ATGCAAAGAGTTATCAAGGCCGCTATTGCGGCACTCTGGTTCATGCTGCTCACGCTGCCCGTTCTTGGCATCAAGCTGAACACCATTGAACGCACAGTCTCTTGGCGTCTGGACCGTATCGTACTTTTGGGCATAGCCATTTTCGGGCTTGCCATGCTTTGGGACTGGTGCTTCTCACGCAAGGCAAGAGGTCTTGCCATCATCAAACTTCCTGATGGTTTTGGACTTGGCCCCGCCATGGCCGCCCTGTCGCAAAAGCCCAAGCTCATGATGACCAGCCTGGCGGTTCTTGCGGCAATCATGATTGCCATGCCTCTGGTGAGTTCATTTTACCAGACCAACATCATGATCTCGGCCTTGCTCTATGTGATGCTGGCTCTGGGTCTGAACATCGTGGTTGGCCTTGCCGGGCAGCTCGTGCTTGGCTATGTGGCTTTTTATGCCGTGGGTGCTTACGCTTATGGCCTTCTGCACCAGTTTTTCGGCTTTGGCTTCTGGGTATGCCTGCCCATTGGCGGCTTTGTAGCCGTTATTTTTGGCCTGGCTCTGGGCTTCCCGGTGCTGCGCCTGCGCGGCGACTATCTTGCCATTGTCACACTTGGTTTTGGTGAAATAGTGCGTCTGGCCCTGCAAAACTGGACCAGCCTCACAGGCGGGCCGCGCGGCGTGAGTAATATTCCCCGCCCCGGCTTTTTTGGCATGCAGATGGACATCAGCACCAGCACTACCTATGTGTACTACCTTGTACTGGTGGCGGTGGTGGTTACTATCGTGGTTATCAGCAGGCTCAAAAACTCACGAGTGGGCCTGGCGCTGCAAGCCCTGCGCGAAGATGAAATAGCCTGTGAAGCTATGGGCATCGACATCATGCGCGTCAAACTTTCGGCCTTTGCCCTCGGCTCCTGCTGGGCTGGTTTTGCCGGAGTTATTTTTGCGGCCAAGACCACCTACATCAATCCGTCAAGCTTCACCTTTATGGAATCAGCCATGATTTTATCTATGGTGGTGCTTGGTGGCATGGGCTCCATTACGGGCGTGGCCATAGCTGCTCTCATTCTTATTCTCGCACCGGAATATTTACGGGCCTTTTCAGAGTATCGCATGCTTATTTTCGGAGCCATCATGGTCATCATGATGATTTTCCGGCCTCAGGGTCTTATCAGCGGTGAACGCCGCCGGTACCGCATCAGCGCCCTCCACGGCACTGAAGGAGGCCGCCAATGA
- a CDS encoding ABC transporter ATP-binding protein yields the protein MLELRNVDTFYGNIQALRDISLKVDEGDIVTLIGANGAGKSTTLMTVCGINRPRQGEIFWYGKPIHTLPPHEIVALGISQVPEGRLIFPDLSVRENLDLGAFLRQDKDGVKDDLDYVFTLFPILAERRKQAGGTLSGGEQQMLAISRALMGRPKLLLLDEPSLGLAPIIIQQIFSIIQKVNANGTTVFLVEQNANQALRIATRGYVMENGRIVMSDSAANLLKSEEVRTAYLGM from the coding sequence ATGCTTGAGCTGCGTAACGTTGATACCTTTTACGGCAATATTCAGGCCCTGCGGGATATTTCTCTCAAGGTGGATGAAGGTGACATCGTAACCCTTATCGGGGCCAACGGTGCGGGCAAGTCCACCACTCTCATGACCGTGTGCGGCATAAACCGTCCACGTCAGGGTGAAATATTCTGGTACGGCAAGCCCATACATACGCTGCCCCCGCACGAAATCGTGGCTCTCGGCATTTCTCAGGTGCCGGAAGGCCGCTTGATCTTTCCTGATTTGAGCGTGCGCGAAAATCTGGATCTCGGAGCTTTTTTGCGGCAGGACAAGGACGGGGTCAAGGACGATCTGGACTATGTGTTCACCCTGTTTCCCATTCTTGCAGAGCGCCGCAAGCAGGCTGGCGGCACGCTTTCTGGCGGTGAGCAGCAAATGCTGGCCATCAGCCGCGCCCTTATGGGACGCCCCAAGCTGCTGCTTCTTGACGAGCCCTCGCTGGGTCTTGCGCCCATTATAATTCAGCAGATTTTTTCCATTATCCAGAAGGTCAACGCCAACGGCACCACGGTCTTTCTGGTGGAACAGAACGCCAACCAGGCTTTGCGCATTGCCACCCGTGGTTATGTGATGGAAAATGGCCGCATTGTCATGAGCGACAGCGCCGCCAACTTGCTGAAAAGTGAAGAAGTGCGCA